From Pantoea vagans:
CACTGGATATCGTCGCCTCTGACGAGTGCTGTGCGCTGGGTGCGGCCATTTTCGCCGCCGTCGCCGCCGGTGTTCACGCCAGCGTGCCCGATGCACAGCAGGTCATGGCCAGCCCGATTGCCGTGACGCTGCAGCCCGATCCGGCGCGCGTCGCACGCTATCAACAACTTTATCAACGCTATCAACAATGGTGCGTGACGGCAGAACCGCAATACGCCGCCCGCCCCGCTTCCGCTACGAGCCTGGCCCAACAGGCGTAATTGTTGCAGGCAGTCTGGACACGGACAGCGCGAAACAGCCAGCGTACACGGAGTACGTGAGGATTACTCGCTGTGCTCGCCCCTTCAGGGCCGCACTTCAGGGCGTTCAGGTTGCTAAAGCAGCCTGTGTGAGCACTGCCCGGGTTCAGACTGACAAATAAATTAGCCTGCTAAGGTAGGCGCTAAGTAAAGGAGTGGTTTTATGGAACAGTCAAACAGTTACAGCGTGTGGTTTGTCATCGGCACGCAGCACCTCTATGGGCCGGAGACGTTACGCCAGGTTGAACAGAATGCACGTCAGGTCGTTGAGGGGTTGAATCAGGCCGGTTTACCCGTGCGTCTGGAGCTGAAACCGCTGGTGAAGTCACCGGATGAAGCGCTGGCCCTGTGTCGCGACGCCAACTATGACAAGCAGTGCGCCGGGATCATTACCTGGCTGCATACTTTCTCTCCAGCAAAGATGTGGATTGGCGGCCTGAGCGTGCTAAATAAGCCGCTGCTGCAATTCCATACCCAGTTCAATGCGGAGATCCCGTGGGACAGCATGGACATGGACTTTATGAACCTGAACCAGACCGCGCACGGCGGCCGTGAGTTCGGTTTCATCGGCGCGCGCATGGGCCTGCAGCACAGCGTGGTGACCGGTCACTGGAAAGATAGCGCCAGTCAGCAGCGTCTGGGTAACTGGATGCGTGCAGCGCTGGCAAAACAGGCCAGCCAGCAGCTGAAAGTCGCCCGTTTTGGCGACAACATGCGTGAAGTGGCCGTGACCGAAGGCGATAAGGTTGCCGCACAGATTCAGTTCGGCTATTCAGTGAATGGCTGGGGTGTAGGCGATCTGGTTGAGGTGATCAATGGCGTCAGCGATGGCGACGTAAATGCGCTGATCGACGAGTACGAAAGCCTGTATCGCTTTACCGATGTTGCTGCATCTGGCGGCGAAAAACGTCAGAACGTGCTGGATGCCGCGCGCATTGAGCTGGGTCTGAAGCGTTTCCTGGAAGCGGAAGGCTGCCACGCTTTTACCACTAACTTCCAGACGCTGCACGGCATGACACAGTTGCCCGGTCTGGCGGTTCAGCGTCTGATGGGTCAGGGTTATGGCTTCGCCGGCGAAGGTGACTGGAAAACCGCTGCGCTGCTGCGCATTTTCAAAGTGCTGGCTGGCGACCGTAAAGGTGGCACCTCATTTATGGAGGATTACACCTATCACTTCTCACCGGGCAACGATCTGGTGCTGGGCTCGCACATGCTGGAAGTCTGTCCGTCGATCGCCATTGAAGAGAAGCCGTTGATTGATGTGCAGTTCCTCGGCATTGGCGATAAAGCCGACCCGGCGCGTATGATTTTCTCAACACCAGCGGGTCGCGCGGTTAACGCCAGCGTGATTGATATGGGTGACCGTTTCCGTCTGCTGGTTAACGTGGTGGATGCTATCGAGCAGCCAAAACCGCTGCCGAAGTTGCCGGTTGCTCGCGCACTGTGGAAAGCGCAGCCTTCACTGGCGACCGCTTCCGAAGCGTGGATTCTGGGCGGCGGTGCGCACCATACCGTGTTCAGTCAGGCGCTCACGCTTGAGGATATGTATCTGTACGGTGAGATGAACGATATCGAAGTGCTGGTGATTGATGAGCACACCACCTTGCCAGCGTTTAAAGATGCGCTGCGCTGGAATGAAGCGTATTACCGGTTGAAACGTTAATAGGTGATTAAGCGGCGCTTTAGGGGTTCTGAAAAGATACTGCTTCAGGATTGATAAAGTGCCGTTTTTTAGAAAATAAGTGCTATTCAGTCGGGAATGGCGGGCGTTCCGTAAAGTCGCCGTAAATACATCCCTGTAGGCTCGGCCGCCGGACTACTCGCCTCATCCATGAGGCTCGCCCGCAAGCGGGCCAACGCTTCGCGTTGTTCAAAAACGCTCCCGGCGTTTTTGTCCATGCGGCGGACGCTTTACTCCACTGCCCGCCATCCCCTCCTTTTTGTGATACCTGAGCGAAAATTTTCAAAGTTCAAAACATCTAGTCTGTAAGCAAAACCTCCTGCGGCGGACGCTTTACTCCACTACCCGTCATCCCCTCCTTTTTGTGGCACCTGAGCGATTTGTTTTAAGGCTCCGACCATTCCTGGCAGCAATTAAAAATCTCATGTACCAGACGCCTTACTTCACTGCTGATTTTAGCCTGCTTAATCTCAACTTTGCGTTCGCACGTTTAATTACAGCAATGATCAAGCCCAACCGGGAAGGAATGGTATGCCTGAAGAGCAAAGCGTCCGCGCCAGGGATGGCGCGGCCGATCCGCATGGATGCGGGAACCCTTTGCGATCAGGCATACCTTTCCTGACCTTACACCTGAGTCCCATAGCGATTGTTTTCCCGGTAATACATAAGAGCACCGGTCTCTTTGCTAAAACTCAACTCTTTCATCATCTTGCACTTTCCTCCACCAGCCTGTATTGCTATATACCTGATAAAAAAAGGTTAAAGCGCCATGCAAATTGCCGATCTGAACCAGCATCCCGACTACGCCTCACAAACTGCACAACTGCTGCATACAGAATGGTCACATCTCCCTGCATGGTCGGATCAGCCCACTCTCCTTACGCGTTTAACAAAACGGAATCAGACCGGCTCGTCGGAATTTACCCTCGTCGCCACATCGGACGGCGAAAAGGTTATCGCGACCTGTAGCGTCATCCGTTTTGAACTGGACGACATCGCGGCAAGGGAATACTGGATTGGCGAAGTGGTGACGGATAAAAAATTCCGGGGCCGGGGCGTGGCGAAAGCCTTGATCCAGCAGGCGATTGCCCGGGCAAAACAACAGCAGATTGGCGAGCTCTGGCTCTATACCCCCGATCAACAGGCATACTATCAGCGTTCAGGATGGCGGGCGGTGGAACAGCGGCAGGTAGCGGGTGAAGACGTCACGGTGATGGTGCTGCATCTGGCACAATAAATGGCGGCTCCTGAGAGCCGCCATTCAGCCATTTATTCAGCCAGGGATTCGCTTAACCGGTGCGTTCTGCTGACGATCCCAGATCACCGTCAGTAACCGCTGCAGCGCGATAAATGCGAACAGCAGAATCCCGATGGCGATCTTGGTCCACCACGAACTCAACGTGCCGTCAAAGTTAATCCAGGTCTGGATCAGCCCCTGAATCAACACACCAAACAGCGTGCCCAGCACCGTCCCAACACCACCCGACAGCAACGTGCCACCGATCACCACCGACGCAATCGCATCCAGCTCCACACCCAGCCCGGCCAGCGCATATCCTGCCGAGGTATAGATCGAGAACACGATGCCAGCCAGCGTCGCCAGCGTGGTGGAAAGCATATAAATCTTGATGGTTGTGGCTCGGGTCGAAACGCCCATCAGCTGAGCCGATGTCATATTGCCGCCGATGGCGTAAACCCGGTTACCAAACCGCGTACGGTGCGCCAGAATAATCCCGCCTAACACCACCACCAGCATAATCACCGCCAGCAGACTGAGACGCCCTCCGCCCGGCACTTTCCACGCCAGACTGGACAGCAGGGTGTAAAACGGATGATCGATGGGAATCGAATTCTCGGACACCAGATAAGAACAGCCGCGCAGGAAAAACATCCCCGCCAGCGTAATGATAAAGGCCGGGATCTTCAGGGCATCAATCAGCCAGCCCATCATGGCACCGAACAGCGCACCCAGTGACAGAATCAGCGCAAACGCCAGCAAGGGATTGATATGGAAATCACCAATTGCCCGCGCCAGAAAAACGCCGGTAAAGGCGATCACCGCGCCAACCGACAGATCGATACCACCCGACAAAATCACAAAGGTCATGCCGACGGCGATAATCCCGAGGAAGGCGTTATCGGTCAGGATATTGCAG
This genomic window contains:
- the yjfF gene encoding galactofuranose ABC transporter, permease protein YjfF — translated: MIKRHLPLMITLLVFVAGYLFCLSQFPGFASTRVICNILTDNAFLGIIAVGMTFVILSGGIDLSVGAVIAFTGVFLARAIGDFHINPLLAFALILSLGALFGAMMGWLIDALKIPAFIITLAGMFFLRGCSYLVSENSIPIDHPFYTLLSSLAWKVPGGGRLSLLAVIMLVVVLGGIILAHRTRFGNRVYAIGGNMTSAQLMGVSTRATTIKIYMLSTTLATLAGIVFSIYTSAGYALAGLGVELDAIASVVIGGTLLSGGVGTVLGTLFGVLIQGLIQTWINFDGTLSSWWTKIAIGILLFAFIALQRLLTVIWDRQQNAPVKRIPG
- the araA gene encoding L-arabinose isomerase, producing the protein MEQSNSYSVWFVIGTQHLYGPETLRQVEQNARQVVEGLNQAGLPVRLELKPLVKSPDEALALCRDANYDKQCAGIITWLHTFSPAKMWIGGLSVLNKPLLQFHTQFNAEIPWDSMDMDFMNLNQTAHGGREFGFIGARMGLQHSVVTGHWKDSASQQRLGNWMRAALAKQASQQLKVARFGDNMREVAVTEGDKVAAQIQFGYSVNGWGVGDLVEVINGVSDGDVNALIDEYESLYRFTDVAASGGEKRQNVLDAARIELGLKRFLEAEGCHAFTTNFQTLHGMTQLPGLAVQRLMGQGYGFAGEGDWKTAALLRIFKVLAGDRKGGTSFMEDYTYHFSPGNDLVLGSHMLEVCPSIAIEEKPLIDVQFLGIGDKADPARMIFSTPAGRAVNASVIDMGDRFRLLVNVVDAIEQPKPLPKLPVARALWKAQPSLATASEAWILGGGAHHTVFSQALTLEDMYLYGEMNDIEVLVIDEHTTLPAFKDALRWNEAYYRLKR
- a CDS encoding GNAT family N-acetyltransferase, whose amino-acid sequence is MQIADLNQHPDYASQTAQLLHTEWSHLPAWSDQPTLLTRLTKRNQTGSSEFTLVATSDGEKVIATCSVIRFELDDIAAREYWIGEVVTDKKFRGRGVAKALIQQAIARAKQQQIGELWLYTPDQQAYYQRSGWRAVEQRQVAGEDVTVMVLHLAQ